A region of Carassius auratus strain Wakin chromosome 11, ASM336829v1, whole genome shotgun sequence DNA encodes the following proteins:
- the LOC113110657 gene encoding dynein heavy chain 12, axonemal-like isoform X2: MAKLLLNFSATVNQEGANHRTALHEAARLGLMDFVDLLLKYGAHPDPRSSYGLTPLALAAQAGHLEIIRTLLQRGADVKSQAQGCATVLFEASASGNPDVISLLLEYGADANITTPKHTGHLPIHRVAHRGHVKALARLIPVTSLDAVDDSGISPLHLAAAGGHTQCLEMLLKANYDPNFMLHPWVRRSYDDKRQSALYFAVSNEDIASTRVLLEAGAMPNQDPVKCLQVALRLGNHELINLLLRYGANVNYYCRVNTTHFPSALQYALKDEVVLRMLCNYGYNVERCFDCPYGEGSHVPHGYEGWSDTVIKDTLFCEVISVSWLKHLSGNMVRIMLDYVDHVTFCSKLKAALMEQKQWPEICKIQEKVRCLQHLCRLKIRACLGRLRLRAPIFMSFLPLPERLKQYILYKDYDLYAQKCQTQSK; this comes from the exons ATGGCAAAGCTCCTGCTAAACTTCAGTGCCACAGTTAACCAGGAGGGGGCGAACCACAGGACGGCCCTTCATGAAGCCGCCCGGCTCGGCCTGATGGATTTCGTGGATCTGCTGTTGAAGTACGGAGCTCATCCCGACCCCAGAAGCTCTTATGGCCTGACGCCGTTAGCATTAGCTGCACAGGCCGGACACCTGGAGATCATCCGAACACTTCTCCAGAGAG GTGCTGATGTGAAGTCTCAGGCTCAGGGTTGTGCAACAGTCCTGTTTGAGGCGTCTGCCTCAGGAAACCCTGACGTCATCTCCTTACTTTTGGAGTACGGCGCTGACGCCAACATAACAACACCCAAACACACGGGACACCTGCCCATCCACAGAGTGGCCCACCGCGGACACGTCAA GGCTCTGGCTCGGCTGATACCGGTGACGTCGTTGGATGCGGTGGATGACAGTGGGATCAGTCCTCTTCACTTGGCGGCGGCAGGTGGACACACTCAGTGTCTAGAGATGCTACTAAAAGCCAATTATGACCCTAACTTCATGCTGCACCCTTGGGTGCGCCGCAGCTACGACGATAAGCGTCAGTCCGCACTCTACTTCGCCGTCTCCAATGAAGACATCGCCTCCACCCGAGTCCTGTTGGAAGCTGGAGCCATGCCCAACCAGGACCCTGTCAAGTGCCTGCAGGTGGCACTGAGGCTGGGAAACCACGAACTGATCAACCTGCTGCTTCGCTACGGAGCCAACGTCAATTACTACTGCAGAGTGAACACCACGCACTTCCCGTCGGCCTTACAGTACGCCCTGAAGGACGAGGTGGTGCTGCGGATGCTGTGTAACTATGGTTACAACGTGGAGCGATGCTTTGACTGTCCATACGGGGAGGGATCACACGTCCCACATGGATACGAGGGATGGAGTGACACCGTCATTAAAGACACGCTG TTCTGTGAGGTCATCTCTGTCTCGTGGCTCAAACATCTCTCAGGAAACATGGTTCGCATCATGCTAGATTACGTCGATCATGTGACCTTTTGCTCCAAACTGAAGGCTGCGCTCATGGAGCAGAAACAGTGGCCTGAAATCTGCAAAATTCAAG AGAAAGTCCGCTGTCTGCAGCATCTCTGTCGGCTGAAGATCAGGGCTTGTTTGGGTCGGTTGCGTTTGAGAGCTCCGATCTTCATGAGCTTCCTTCCATTACCAGAACGACTGAAGCAATACATCCTGTACAAAGATTATGATCTCTACGCTCAGAAATGCCAAACACAAAGCAAATAA
- the LOC113110682 gene encoding ADP-ribosylation factor 4 — MGLTISSVFSRLFGKKQMRILMVGLDAAGKTTILYKLKLGEIVTTIPTIGFNVETVEYKNICFTVWDVGGQDKIRPLWRHYFQNTQGLIFVVDSNDRERAQEAAEELQKMLQEDELRDAVLLVFANKQDLPNAMAISELTDKLGLQTLRSRTWYVQATCATQGTGLYEGLDWLSEQLSKR, encoded by the exons ATGGGTTTGACCATTTCAAGCGTCTTTTCTCGCTTGTTTGGGAAAAAGCAGATGAGAATTCTCATGG TTGGTCTGGATGCCGCAGGGAAAACCACAATCCTCTACAAACTCAAACTGGGAGAAATAGTCACAACTATTCCAACCATAG GCTTTAACGTCGAGACGGTGGAATACAAGAACATTTGCTTCACTGTGTGGGATGTGGGTGGCCAGGATAAGATCAGGCCTCTTTGGAGACACTACTTCCAGAATACCCAG GGCCTGATCTTTGTCGTGGACAGTAACGATCGTGAACGAGCACAGGAAGCAGCAGAAGAGCTTCAGAAGATG CTGCAGGAGGATGAACTGAGAGACGCCGTTCTacttgtttttgcaaataaacaagATCTACCAAACGCCATGGCCATCAGTGAGCTGACGGACAAACTCGGCCTGCAAACACTCAGGAGCAGAACT TGGTATGTCCAGGCGACCTGTGCGACTCAAGGGACGGGTTTATACGAGGGATTAGACTGGCTTTCTGAGCAGCTCTCCAAACGCTAA
- the LOC113110658 gene encoding 2',5'-phosphodiesterase 12 — MLFFPALMLNRLTKLFSRYIPPSSILRTIRNLKMERCVVRCVPRESKLTISFNLNGSNKQMLREQTEPLGKALARIANSQNKAKKSKPNKEKTETPEAGELEISLRVNETRVPEDTVNARAWLDGAVLHIGDIKYKVELNPPTFTLSELPKSLMAGFPVCPKLEIEFGDLKLSKFKWFKETSPNSHISGDQDSWMEAGCERVFTPSNQDIGLKVMLKCTPGDGSRFGEPKDLVSSGVVEAGPGTCSFDTRHMFTQKISDESSLRVVSYNILADIYAQTDLSKTVLYPYCAPYALEMDYRQNLIKKELSGYNADIVCLQEVDKGAFVDSLSPALDAFGLEGVFRIKERQHEGLATYFRRSKLRLVQQYDIMLSEALMTDPLHQELMEKVSTNPSLKEKIGSRSTMLQVTVLQSLCDPSRILCVGNTHLYWHPKGGNIRLVQIAVALKHMKQVVTEKHPGAGLIFSGDFNSTPSSGLFQLVCDGSVSENHDDWASNGPEEQIQVGLMNPFQLASACGVPAFTNYVGGFQGCLDYIFVEPHVLQVEQVIPLPSLQEVTTCVALPSVSHPSDHIALVCDLKWK; from the exons ATGTTGTTCTTCCCCGCGCTCATGTTGAACCGGCTAACCAAGCTATTTTCCCGTTACATTCCCCCTTCTTCAATCCTAAGAACCATCAGAAACCTGAAGATGGAGAGATGTGTGGTGAGATGCGTGCCTCGCGAGTCCAAACTGACCATCTCGTTCAATTTGAACGGCAGTAACAAACAGATGCTGAGAGAGCAGACAGAGCCGCTGGGGAAAGCCCTGGCTCGAATAGCCAACAGCCAAAACAAAGCGAAGAAATCCaaaccaaacaaagaaaaaaccgaGACCCCAGAAGCGGGTGAACTAGAAATCAGCCTGCGCGTGAACGAAACCCGCGTTCCCGAGGACACCGTGAACGCGCGCGCCTGGCTAGATGGAGCAGTGCTGCATATCGGTGATATTAAGTATAAAGTAGAACTGAATCCTCCAACATTCACTCTATCCGAGCTCCCAAAATCTCTAATGGCAGGGTTTCCAGTTTGTCCCAAACTAGAGATAGAGTTTGGAGATCTGAAGCTCTCTAAGTTCAAATGGTTCAAAGAAACCTCTCCTAATTCACATATAAGTGGAGATCAAGACTCCTGGATGGAGGCTGGATGTGAGCGTGTGTTCACGCCATCCAATCAGGACATAGGTTTGAAGGTGATGCTGAAATGCACGCCTGGGGACGGATCCAGGTTCGGGGAACCTAAGGATCTAGTATCTTCAGGCGTAGTTGAAGCCGGTCCGGGAACATGCAGCTTTGACACCAGACACATGTTCACTCAGAAGATCTCTGATGAGTCTTCACTGAGGGTTGTGTCTTACAACATCCTAGCTGACATCTACGCTCAAACTGATCTTTCCAAAACGGTCCTGTATCCTTACTGTGCACCCTACGCTTTAGAAATGGACTACAGGCAGAATCTGATCAAGAAGGAGCTGTCAGGGTACAACGCTGACATCGTTTGCCTCCAGGAGGTGGATAAAGGTGCTTTTGTAGATAGTTTATCTCCTGCGTTAGATGCGTTTGGATTGGAAGGGGTTTTTAGGATCAAGGAAAGGCAGCATGAAGGTCTGGCCACGTATTTTCGGAGGTCTAAGTTGAGGTTGGTCCAGCAGTATGATATCATGCTGAGCGAGGCTTTGATGACGGATCCGCTTCATCAGGAGCTGATGGAGAAAGTGTCCACTAATCCCAGCTTGAAGGAGAAGATTGGAAGCAGGTCCACGATGCTGCAG GTGACCGTCTTGCAGTCGTTGTGTGACCCGTCAAGGATATTATGTGTGGGAAACACACACCTGTACTGGCACCCTAAAG GGGGAAACATTCGACTGGTTCAGATTGCAGTGGCCCTGAAACACATGAAGCAGGTTGTGACAGAGAAGCATCCTGGAGCCGGACTCATATTCTCGGGTGATTTCAACAGCACGCCCTCCTCCGGTCTCTTCCAGCTCGTCTGTGACGGATCCGTCTCGGAGAATCATGACGACTGGGCCTCTAATGGACCGGAAGAGCAGATCCAGGTGGGACTGATGAACCCGTTCCAGCTGGCCAGTGCTTGCGGGGTCCCAGCTTTCACTAACTACGTCGGAGGCTTCCAGGGCTGTCTGGACTATATTTTCGTGGAGCCGCATGTGCTTCAGGTGGAGCAGGTGATTCCTCTACCCAGCCTCCAGGAGGTCACGACCTGCGTGGCTCTTCCGAGCGTCTCGCACCCGTCAGATCACATCGCACTGGTGTGTGACCTCAAGTGGAAGTGA
- the LOC113110657 gene encoding dynein heavy chain 12, axonemal-like isoform X1, which yields MDLDTSGRGFEEEVATQLMIESLREQGLVTSPFSGESCRIIQITPEREKIFNAIKHGDEQSLRELTVHQQAFSEEDDTDYIPLHEAAIQNNQNILEITFTASPEDAKHRKTRQGKTALFLAVEKGLLDNACFLLDHGSSPDTLDEDEDSPLVVAIRNNHYGMAKLLLNFSATVNQEGANHRTALHEAARLGLMDFVDLLLKYGAHPDPRSSYGLTPLALAAQAGHLEIIRTLLQRGADVKSQAQGCATVLFEASASGNPDVISLLLEYGADANITTPKHTGHLPIHRVAHRGHVKALARLIPVTSLDAVDDSGISPLHLAAAGGHTQCLEMLLKANYDPNFMLHPWVRRSYDDKRQSALYFAVSNEDIASTRVLLEAGAMPNQDPVKCLQVALRLGNHELINLLLRYGANVNYYCRVNTTHFPSALQYALKDEVVLRMLCNYGYNVERCFDCPYGEGSHVPHGYEGWSDTVIKDTLFCEVISVSWLKHLSGNMVRIMLDYVDHVTFCSKLKAALMEQKQWPEICKIQEKVRCLQHLCRLKIRACLGRLRLRAPIFMSFLPLPERLKQYILYKDYDLYAQKCQTQSK from the exons ATGGATTTGGACACATCTGGAAGGGGTTTTGAGGAGGAGGTGGCAACCCAGCTGATGATCGAGAGTCTCAGAGAACAAGGGTTGGTCACGAGCCCTTTCTCCGGTGAATCCTGCAG AATCATTCAGATCACCCCTGAGAGAGAGAAGATATTCAATGCAATAAAGCATG GTGATGAACAGTCCCTCCGTGAGCTGACTGTCCATCAGCAAGCTTTCTCTGAAGAAGACGACACAGACTACATCCCCTTACACGAGGCTGCCATACAGAACAACCAGAACATCCTTGAGATCACATTTACCG CGTCTCCCGAGGATGCCAAGCACAGAAAGACTCGTCAGGGTAAGACGGCTCTCTTCTTAGCGGTGGAGAAAGGGCTTTTGGACAACGCTTGTTTCTTGCTGGACCACGGCAGCAGTCCAGACACCTTGGATGAAGACGAAGACTCGCCTCTCGTTGTAG CCATAAGGAACAATCACTATGGCATGGCAAAGCTCCTGCTAAACTTCAGTGCCACAGTTAACCAGGAGGGGGCGAACCACAGGACGGCCCTTCATGAAGCCGCCCGGCTCGGCCTGATGGATTTCGTGGATCTGCTGTTGAAGTACGGAGCTCATCCCGACCCCAGAAGCTCTTATGGCCTGACGCCGTTAGCATTAGCTGCACAGGCCGGACACCTGGAGATCATCCGAACACTTCTCCAGAGAG GTGCTGATGTGAAGTCTCAGGCTCAGGGTTGTGCAACAGTCCTGTTTGAGGCGTCTGCCTCAGGAAACCCTGACGTCATCTCCTTACTTTTGGAGTACGGCGCTGACGCCAACATAACAACACCCAAACACACGGGACACCTGCCCATCCACAGAGTGGCCCACCGCGGACACGTCAA GGCTCTGGCTCGGCTGATACCGGTGACGTCGTTGGATGCGGTGGATGACAGTGGGATCAGTCCTCTTCACTTGGCGGCGGCAGGTGGACACACTCAGTGTCTAGAGATGCTACTAAAAGCCAATTATGACCCTAACTTCATGCTGCACCCTTGGGTGCGCCGCAGCTACGACGATAAGCGTCAGTCCGCACTCTACTTCGCCGTCTCCAATGAAGACATCGCCTCCACCCGAGTCCTGTTGGAAGCTGGAGCCATGCCCAACCAGGACCCTGTCAAGTGCCTGCAGGTGGCACTGAGGCTGGGAAACCACGAACTGATCAACCTGCTGCTTCGCTACGGAGCCAACGTCAATTACTACTGCAGAGTGAACACCACGCACTTCCCGTCGGCCTTACAGTACGCCCTGAAGGACGAGGTGGTGCTGCGGATGCTGTGTAACTATGGTTACAACGTGGAGCGATGCTTTGACTGTCCATACGGGGAGGGATCACACGTCCCACATGGATACGAGGGATGGAGTGACACCGTCATTAAAGACACGCTG TTCTGTGAGGTCATCTCTGTCTCGTGGCTCAAACATCTCTCAGGAAACATGGTTCGCATCATGCTAGATTACGTCGATCATGTGACCTTTTGCTCCAAACTGAAGGCTGCGCTCATGGAGCAGAAACAGTGGCCTGAAATCTGCAAAATTCAAG AGAAAGTCCGCTGTCTGCAGCATCTCTGTCGGCTGAAGATCAGGGCTTGTTTGGGTCGGTTGCGTTTGAGAGCTCCGATCTTCATGAGCTTCCTTCCATTACCAGAACGACTGAAGCAATACATCCTGTACAAAGATTATGATCTCTACGCTCAGAAATGCCAAACACAAAGCAAATAA
- the LOC113110688 gene encoding 40S ribosomal protein S23 — MGKCRGLRTARKLRNHRREQKWHDKQYKKAHLGTALKANPFGGASHAKGIVLEKVGVEAKQPNSAIRKCVRVQLIKNGKKITAFVPNDGCLNFIEENDEVLVAGFGRKGHAVGDIPGVRFKVVKVANVSLLALYKGKKERPRS; from the exons ATGG gcAAGTGTCGTGGACTGCGTACTGCTAGAAAACTGCGGAACCACCGCCGCGAGCAGAAATGGCATGATAAACAGTACAAGAAGGCCCATTTGGGCACCGCTCTGAAGGCCAACCCCTTCGGTGGAGCATCTCACGCCAAAGGCATCGTGCTTGAGAAAGT TGGTGTTGAAGCCAAGCAGCCCAACTCTGCCATCAGAAAGTGTGTCAGGGTCCAACTGATCAAGAACGGCAAGAAGATCACCGCTTTCGTCCCCAACGACGGCTGCTTGAACTTCATTGAG GAAAACGATGAGGTTCTGGTGGCAGGATTCGGTCGTAAGGGGCACGCCGTGGGTGATATTCCCGGTGTTCGCTTCAAGGTGGTGAAGGTGGCCAACGTGTCTCTTCTGGCTCTGTACAAAGGCAAAAAGGAGAGACCCAGATCATAA
- the LOC113110673 gene encoding V-type proton ATPase subunit S1-like protein — MASTRRPMSLALFSFVFLQISSSYEQLSAFVEGSSDDAPSQDIRFQQNEVDADGSVFAAEVRLRRALQPYAWPLHAPPRRKLLQSPGMLLYSPLSVSYNGKTCILFRARKLAIRYRNHSLVDLTERTFSPDAPVDTKGSFCSKDKAILNLRFGDVEDLRGLAIRLQMSNTFYESAGQNWFTLDNVYIHYNWTHEAVFNATDVYAPSTNSYHCQHVSSLQKYDTLLVPSANTDHAASWHITFTDFQIQAFNVQSSKFAAASDCATFFTPAILMGLITSLILLLVLAYALHMVVHLKHIDRYEEHKTTVYFPRSTEAESTEKNNL; from the exons ATGGCATCAACGCGGCGCCCAATGTCTCTTGCGTTATTTTCCTTTGTCTTCCTGCAGATATCCTCGTCTTATGAGCAGCTGTCTGCCTTTGTGGAAGGAAG CTCAGATGATGCACCATCCCAAGACATCAGATTCCAACAAA ATGAGGTGGACGCTGACGGCTCGGTGTTTGCGGCTGAAGTGCGTCTCAGACGAGCGCTGCAG CCGTACGCATGGCCGCTTCACGCTCCTCCACGCAGGAAGTTGCTTCAGTCTCCAGGAATGTTGCTGTATTCTCCTCTGAGTGTTTCTTACAACGGAAAGACCTGCATCCTCTTCAGAGCCCGCAAACTGGCCATCAGGTACAGGAATCACAGTTTGGTGGACCTCACAGAGAGGACCTTCAGCCCAGACGCACCGGTGGACACCAAAGGCTCCTTCTGCAGCAAAGACAAAGCCAT aCTCAATCTACGTTTCGGCGATGTGGAAGATCTAAGAGGCCTCGCTATCAG ACTACAGATGTCAAACACATTCTACGAGTCTGCGGGACAGAACTGGTTCACTCTGGATAACGTTTACATCCATTATAACTGGACGCACGAGGCCGTGTTCAATGCTACAGATGTGTACGCGCCCTCCACCAACTCCTATCACTGCCAGCACGTCAGCAGCCTGCAGAAGTACGACACGCTGCTGGTACCCAGCGCCAACACAGACCACGCCGCAAGCTGGCACATAACCTTCACCGACTTCCAG ATCCAGGCGTTTAACGTTCAGTCCAGTAAGTTTGCGGCGGCCAGTGACTGCGCGACCTTCTTCACTCCTGCCATCCTGATGGGTCTGATCACGTCTCTGATCCTGCTGCTGGTGCTGGCCTACGCACTGCACATGGTGGTTCACCTGAAGCACATCGACCGCTACGAAGAGCACAAGACCACCGTCTACTTCCCTCGCAGCACGgaagcagagagcacagagaagAACAACCTCTAG